One region of Candidatus Hydrothermales bacterium genomic DNA includes:
- the cas10 gene encoding type III-B CRISPR-associated protein Cas10/Cmr2, with amino-acid sequence MKKIIDKVGKPNSYYALIYLDGDNMGKWLAGELLPDIEYSYASETWENLPNNFKNKIKAISPRKLLTPAIHASISTALRNYALEFVRKIVEKEHLGKLVYAGGDDVLAFVNLKDLLDVIHKLRWAFSGNIKINSKDEIEVELNNNSGFVENVEKDEEGNE; translated from the coding sequence TTGAAAAAAATAATAGATAAAGTTGGAAAACCGAATTCTTACTACGCCCTCATCTATCTCGATGGCGACAATATGGGGAAATGGCTCGCCGGAGAACTGTTACCAGATATTGAATATTCGTACGCGTCGGAAACCTGGGAAAATTTACCGAATAATTTCAAGAACAAAATAAAAGCAATAAGCCCACGAAAGCTCCTCACACCAGCAATTCACGCCTCTATCTCCACCGCTCTAAGAAATTATGCCTTGGAATTCGTAAGAAAGATAGTAGAAAAAGAGCATCTTGGAAAACTTGTATATGCAGGTGGAGATGATGTCCTCGCTTTTGTTAACCTAAAAGATCTTCTTGATGTCATACATAAGTTAAGGTGGGCTTTTTCAGGAAACATAAAGATAAATTCAAAAGACGAGATCGAAGTGGAGTTAAATAACAATAGTGGTTTTGTGGAAAATGTGGAAAAAGATGAAGAAGGTAATGAAT